TCCGTTTCGCAAGGAGTCGCACCCCATGACAGCGCCCAGACAAACCCAGTCCGGCCACGGCCAGCACCGTACCGTCCTTTCCCGGAGCGATGCCGAATGAATGCGCCGAAGCTATCGGCCAAGAGCCGGGTCAGCGCCGAGGAATGGCAGCGGCGCGTGGAACTGGCCGCGCTGTACCGGCTGGCCGCACTCTACGGCTGGGACGACTTTCTCTACACCCACATATCGGCCCGCATTCCGGGCCCGGAACATCATTTCCTGCTCAATCCGATGGGCCTGTGGTTCGAGGAGGTCACCGCCTCCAGCCTGGTCAAGATCGACCTCGACGGCAACATCCTCGACGAGGGCGAGTACGGCATCAACTACGCCGGCTTCGTGATCCATTCGGCGATCCACGCGGCGCGCGAGGATGCGCAGTTCATCGCCCACTTCCACAGCGACGACGGCATGGCGCTGTCCTCGCAGAAGGACGGCCTGCTGCCGCTGAACCAGCGCGCGCTGGCCATCGTTCCGCGGCTGGCCTATCACGATTACGAAGGCATCGCCCTCAATCTCGACGAACGTGAACGGCTGGTGGCCGACCTCGGCGACAAGAACCTGCTGCTGCTGCGCAATCACGGCACGCTGGCACTGGGCCGCACCGTGGGCGAGGCCTGGACGCGTATCTACGGACTGGAAAAGGCCGCCACCGCGCAGATCCGCGCACTGAGCGCCGGACGCGACGGCGTGCTGATCGCGCCCGAAGCGGCGCAGGAAGAAGTACGCCGGCAAACCGCCCCCGGCGCGCCCCGGCCCGGCGGCGGCGATGGCGACGATGGCGACGAGCAGCGCCGCAAGACGGACCGCCTGAACTGGGAGGCGATCCGCCGCAAGGTCGAGCGGCACAGTCCGGGCTACGAGCAGTGAGGAAACCGGAATGAAGGGACATCGTTCGACACCTGCCATGCGCCGCGAGACGCGCGTCCGGCCCGGAACCCGCCACTGGAGGCGCGCATGAGCCGCAAACTGCTTGAATTCGTGCAGGACATCACCCGCCTGCTCGCCGGCGAATCGGACGAAGCGCGCATCCTGGCGCGCGGC
This DNA window, taken from Thauera sp. K11, encodes the following:
- a CDS encoding class II aldolase/adducin family protein, coding for MNAPKLSAKSRVSAEEWQRRVELAALYRLAALYGWDDFLYTHISARIPGPEHHFLLNPMGLWFEEVTASSLVKIDLDGNILDEGEYGINYAGFVIHSAIHAAREDAQFIAHFHSDDGMALSSQKDGLLPLNQRALAIVPRLAYHDYEGIALNLDERERLVADLGDKNLLLLRNHGTLALGRTVGEAWTRIYGLEKAATAQIRALSAGRDGVLIAPEAAQEEVRRQTAPGAPRPGGGDGDDGDEQRRKTDRLNWEAIRRKVERHSPGYEQ